In one Chryseobacterium camelliae genomic region, the following are encoded:
- a CDS encoding DoxX family protein: MTDKKVLFPQLFLRIAISVTMLSAVADRFGFWGKNSAWGNWGSFEKYTQQLTFFLPESLGNFSAYAATFLEILFPLLLILGFKTKIAAYGTGFLLLIFALSMTMALGVKAPLDYSVWIGSASAFLLAVQEKYSFTIDNLTKKI, translated from the coding sequence ATGACAGACAAAAAAGTTCTATTTCCGCAGCTGTTTTTAAGAATTGCTATTTCAGTAACGATGCTTTCTGCTGTTGCAGATAGGTTTGGATTTTGGGGTAAGAATTCCGCTTGGGGAAACTGGGGAAGTTTTGAAAAATATACTCAACAGCTTACCTTTTTTCTTCCCGAAAGTTTAGGGAATTTTTCAGCGTATGCGGCAACTTTTTTAGAAATTCTTTTTCCTTTACTGCTGATTCTTGGCTTTAAAACTAAAATTGCTGCTTATGGAACCGGATTTTTATTGCTGATTTTTGCATTGTCAATGACTATGGCATTAGGAGTTAAAGCTCCTTTGGATTATTCGGTCTGGATTGGAAGTGCAAGTGCATTTTTACTGGCGGTTCAGGAAAAATATTCGTTTACAATAGATAATTTAACTAAAAAAATATAA
- a CDS encoding Crp/Fnr family transcriptional regulator, translating into METFKAHLDKFISINDEEFASILSFFQEMEVKKKQNLMLSGEVCRSMYFVGRGCLRKFFINEKGVEQTTEFAIENWWITDTFAYERQIISDFCIQAVERSTILVIDLQTQEALLKKHPVMERYFRMIYQRAYAASERRIRYLYEMTREELYVNFSTQYPWFIQRIPQYLIASFLGFTPEYLSEIRAKLRS; encoded by the coding sequence ATGGAAACTTTCAAGGCACATTTAGATAAATTTATCAGCATAAATGATGAGGAATTTGCTTCTATCCTTTCGTTTTTTCAGGAAATGGAAGTCAAGAAAAAACAGAATCTGATGCTGAGTGGCGAAGTTTGCAGATCGATGTATTTTGTAGGAAGAGGCTGTCTCAGGAAATTTTTCATCAATGAAAAAGGAGTAGAGCAGACCACGGAATTTGCCATTGAAAATTGGTGGATTACCGATACTTTCGCCTATGAAAGACAAATCATATCCGACTTCTGCATTCAGGCGGTGGAACGTTCTACGATTTTAGTGATTGATCTTCAGACTCAGGAAGCATTATTGAAAAAACATCCTGTGATGGAACGTTACTTCCGAATGATTTACCAACGGGCTTATGCTGCTTCGGAAAGACGAATCCGTTATTTATATGAAATGACCAGGGAAGAGTTGTATGTGAACTTCAGTACCCAATATCCATGGTTTATCCAAAGGATTCCGCAATATTTAATTGCTTCTTTTTTAGGTTTCACTCCGGAATATTTAAGTGAAATCAGAGCAAAATTACGTTCTTAA
- a CDS encoding toxin-antitoxin system YwqK family antitoxin: MKSITKKIATILFLFTVFFAKTQKLMPDDQQYAEFYYAEFGAANADTPKILVISSYIYKLKENFADAASVVLEPYFYSKIEQIKKDGFNGNLWVLKSKIKRVYAVTYNGKMSSYIGDQDIQFNKNVKSTSAFVLNARQAILDTYQQKGYTIYQTDFTSDFAKSSYYKRTSKVEKLLSSYIEEYKAGTLSSNVTKTGPKPTENKDIASDKEHQSKGIKGNEEVKKYNDSGKLLASGYKSPDGKATGRWEFYYESGKLKEEGSFKDGKETGWWKIYFESGKPKETGNYKNGLKDGEWKIYFENGNLDMVTNHKDGKLVGEGKTYYQNGKLSGIGNHSADGKYITQKLYYENGNLESEGKYIINTNATAIITSGKAVPIGEWKLYHENGKLKAIGNYGGMNKDDLTGEWKMYDENGTLREVASSFIAGVPMKSQKYDENGKPVN; the protein is encoded by the coding sequence ATGAAAAGCATAACCAAAAAAATAGCAACAATCTTATTTCTTTTCACGGTATTTTTCGCAAAAACTCAAAAACTAATGCCTGATGATCAACAATACGCAGAATTCTATTATGCAGAATTTGGAGCAGCTAACGCAGATACCCCTAAGATACTTGTCATCAGCAGTTATATTTACAAATTGAAAGAAAACTTTGCAGATGCGGCATCTGTTGTATTAGAACCTTATTTCTACAGCAAAATTGAGCAAATCAAAAAAGATGGATTTAACGGAAATCTATGGGTGTTAAAATCTAAAATAAAACGAGTATACGCTGTTACATACAATGGAAAAATGTCAAGCTATATAGGAGATCAGGATATCCAGTTTAATAAAAATGTAAAATCTACCTCCGCTTTTGTTCTCAATGCAAGACAAGCCATTCTTGATACATACCAGCAAAAAGGCTACACTATTTATCAAACAGATTTTACCAGCGATTTTGCTAAAAGCAGCTATTACAAACGTACCAGCAAAGTTGAAAAACTTCTGTCTTCGTATATTGAAGAGTACAAAGCAGGGACATTGAGTAGTAATGTTACAAAAACCGGTCCAAAGCCAACCGAAAACAAGGACATTGCAAGTGATAAAGAGCATCAAAGCAAAGGAATCAAAGGAAATGAAGAAGTAAAAAAATACAATGATAGCGGAAAACTTTTAGCATCTGGCTATAAATCACCAGACGGAAAAGCAACAGGACGCTGGGAATTTTACTATGAAAGTGGAAAGCTGAAAGAAGAAGGAAGTTTCAAAGACGGAAAAGAAACAGGATGGTGGAAAATCTACTTTGAAAGTGGAAAGCCTAAAGAAACAGGAAACTATAAAAACGGTCTAAAAGACGGTGAATGGAAAATTTATTTTGAGAATGGAAATTTAGATATGGTAACCAACCATAAAGATGGAAAACTTGTTGGTGAAGGTAAGACTTATTATCAAAATGGAAAATTAAGCGGCATCGGAAATCATTCTGCAGACGGAAAATATATTACCCAAAAATTGTACTACGAAAACGGAAATTTAGAATCGGAAGGAAAATACATCATCAATACAAATGCTACCGCAATCATAACAAGCGGAAAAGCGGTTCCAATAGGAGAATGGAAATTGTATCATGAAAACGGGAAATTAAAAGCTATAGGGAATTACGGAGGGATGAACAAAGATGATCTGACCGGTGAGTGGAAAATGTATGATGAAAACGGAACTCTAAGGGAAGTTGCTTCAAGTTTTATCGCCGGAGTTCCTATGAAATCGCAAAAATATGACGAAAACGGGAAACCTGTAAATTAA
- a CDS encoding TonB-dependent receptor plug domain-containing protein, with amino-acid sequence MQRILFSVLLFSSYCFSQEADSLQFNSKKSDSVKTSIKKEIKTKLIDDVVITGTIKPISKSKSPVAVEIYSQKFFQKNPTPNIFEAISMVNGVKPQLNCSVCNTGDIHINGLEGPYTMILIDGMPIVSSLSTVYGLSGIPNSLIDRIEVVKGPASSLYGSEAMGGVINIITKNALTAPKLSVDLMTTSWSENNLDVSTKFNLGKNVASLLSLNYFNYTKRFDENKDNFTDAALQNRISVFNKWDFKRKENRQASFALRYLYEDRFGGEMQWNRSYRGSDQVYGESIYTNRVEAFGVYQWPLKENIVTQFSYNFHDQNSFYGANPFTARQKVAFAQTYWDKKLGNHDLILGATFKKTFYDDNTPGTLSADGLINEPMKSPIFGAFIQDQWEINEKNTLLLGYRFDYDKIHHSVHSPRLAWKFSPNPYHTLRFNFGTGFRVVNLFTEDHAALTGSREVVIQSNLKPEKSVNGNLNYVWKIPVGERLINLDASAFYTYFSNKIVGDFDTDSQKIIYDNLHGYGISKGASLNLDYNFNFPLSVNFGVTYLDVYQKFDAENEKSQQLHAPKWSGTYNLTYKFKNNVTVDFTGQLYGPMRLPVLPNDYRPEYSPFYTLANIQVSKSFKSGIEMYCGIKNLFNFTPKDPLMRPFDPFDKNVDDAISNPNHYTFDTTYGYAPMQKIRGFLGVKYILK; translated from the coding sequence ATGCAGCGAATTTTATTTTCAGTACTTTTATTCTCTTCTTATTGTTTTTCTCAGGAAGCGGACAGTTTACAATTCAATTCAAAAAAATCAGATTCAGTTAAAACCTCAATTAAAAAGGAAATTAAAACCAAACTAATTGATGACGTCGTAATTACCGGAACCATAAAACCGATAAGCAAGTCTAAGAGTCCTGTTGCAGTAGAAATTTATAGCCAGAAATTTTTTCAGAAGAACCCGACTCCGAATATTTTTGAAGCCATTTCGATGGTAAACGGAGTAAAACCTCAGCTCAATTGTTCGGTTTGTAATACGGGAGATATCCATATCAACGGTTTGGAAGGTCCTTACACGATGATTTTAATCGACGGAATGCCGATTGTAAGTTCACTTTCCACGGTGTACGGATTAAGCGGAATACCCAACAGTTTAATTGACAGAATTGAAGTGGTAAAAGGACCTGCTTCGTCACTGTACGGTTCTGAAGCGATGGGAGGTGTGATTAATATTATCACAAAAAATGCTTTAACGGCACCAAAATTAAGTGTTGATCTAATGACAACGAGTTGGAGCGAGAATAATCTGGATGTATCAACAAAATTTAATCTGGGTAAAAATGTAGCTTCTTTACTAAGCTTAAATTATTTCAATTATACCAAAAGATTTGACGAGAATAAAGATAATTTCACTGATGCCGCATTACAAAACAGGATTTCGGTTTTTAACAAATGGGATTTCAAACGAAAAGAAAACCGGCAGGCGAGTTTTGCGTTGAGGTATTTGTATGAAGATCGTTTTGGCGGAGAAATGCAATGGAATAGATCATACCGCGGAAGCGACCAAGTATATGGAGAAAGTATCTATACCAATAGAGTAGAAGCATTTGGTGTTTATCAGTGGCCGCTGAAAGAGAATATTGTTACTCAGTTTTCTTATAACTTTCATGATCAGAATTCTTTTTATGGAGCTAATCCATTTACAGCAAGGCAGAAAGTAGCTTTTGCACAGACGTATTGGGATAAAAAATTGGGAAATCATGATTTGATTTTAGGGGCGACTTTCAAAAAAACGTTTTATGATGACAATACTCCCGGAACTTTATCTGCAGACGGACTGATTAATGAACCGATGAAGTCTCCGATTTTTGGCGCATTTATTCAGGACCAATGGGAAATTAACGAAAAAAATACCTTATTGCTGGGCTACAGATTTGATTATGATAAAATTCATCACAGTGTGCATTCACCTCGTCTTGCATGGAAATTTTCTCCGAATCCGTATCATACTTTACGATTCAACTTCGGAACAGGTTTCCGGGTGGTCAATTTATTTACGGAAGATCATGCTGCATTGACGGGTTCCCGGGAAGTGGTTATTCAATCGAATTTAAAACCTGAAAAATCGGTCAACGGAAATTTGAATTATGTCTGGAAAATTCCTGTCGGAGAACGTTTGATCAATTTGGATGCTTCCGCATTTTATACGTATTTCAGTAATAAAATTGTAGGTGATTTTGATACCGACTCTCAGAAAATTATTTACGACAATCTTCATGGCTACGGAATTTCAAAAGGAGCTTCTTTGAATCTGGATTATAATTTTAACTTTCCTTTGAGTGTTAATTTCGGGGTGACGTATTTGGATGTTTATCAAAAATTTGATGCTGAAAATGAAAAATCACAGCAGCTTCATGCCCCGAAATGGAGCGGAACGTATAATTTAACGTATAAATTCAAAAATAATGTAACGGTAGATTTTACAGGACAACTCTACGGACCGATGAGATTACCCGTTTTACCGAATGATTACCGGCCTGAATATTCACCGTTTTACACTTTGGCGAATATTCAGGTTTCGAAAAGTTTTAAATCCGGAATTGAAATGTATTGCGGTATTAAAAACCTGTTCAATTTTACTCCGAAAGATCCGTTGATGAGACCGTTTGATCCGTTTGATAAAAATGTTGATGATGCGATCAGTAATCCGAATCATTATACGTTTGATACGACTTATGGATATGCTCCGATGCAGAAAATCAGAGGGTTTCTTGGAGTGAAATATATTTTGAAATAA
- a CDS encoding thioredoxin family protein — MKIVTIFLFLMFMPCFCLSQIKTGTFSDLEIQQKENPKPIIIHLYTSWCSVCKIESFELNKNKDLVQLVNENFYFINFEAEKTKEKIRFQGKEFEYLSNGNSGIHELALALSKNKNQPVYPLWIILDKNQNLIEYHEGLLKPEEMKKIISDIFSL; from the coding sequence GTGAAAATTGTAACGATATTTTTATTTTTAATGTTTATGCCTTGTTTTTGTCTGTCACAGATAAAAACAGGCACTTTTTCGGATTTGGAAATTCAGCAGAAAGAAAATCCGAAACCCATTATTATTCATCTGTACACAAGCTGGTGTTCGGTTTGTAAAATTGAGTCTTTTGAATTAAATAAAAATAAAGACTTGGTTCAGTTAGTGAATGAGAACTTTTATTTCATCAACTTTGAAGCGGAAAAAACAAAAGAAAAAATCCGTTTTCAGGGAAAAGAATTTGAGTATTTATCAAATGGAAACTCAGGAATTCATGAGCTGGCTCTGGCTTTATCAAAAAATAAAAATCAGCCTGTTTATCCGCTCTGGATTATTTTGGATAAAAATCAGAATTTGATTGAATATCATGAGGGACTGCTTAAACCTGAAGAAATGAAAAAAATAATATCGGATATTTTTAGTCTTTAA
- a CDS encoding carboxymuconolactone decarboxylase family protein — protein MSARINIANVDAAAYKAMMGLEGYLQTISLNHIQKELIKIRASQINGCAFCLDMHTKDAMKYGETPQRIYLLNAWREALELYTEEEQVLLAMTEEITLISQKGLTEETYDKAKQLFDENQIAEIIMAIITINSWNRIAISTHLPIAK, from the coding sequence ATGAGTGCAAGAATTAATATTGCCAATGTAGATGCAGCGGCTTACAAAGCAATGATGGGATTGGAAGGATATCTTCAGACGATTTCTTTAAATCATATTCAGAAAGAATTGATTAAAATCAGAGCTTCACAAATCAACGGATGTGCGTTCTGTCTGGATATGCATACCAAAGATGCTATGAAATATGGCGAAACTCCTCAAAGAATCTATCTTTTAAACGCATGGAGAGAAGCGTTGGAATTGTATACGGAAGAAGAGCAGGTTCTTTTGGCTATGACAGAAGAAATTACATTGATCAGCCAAAAAGGATTGACCGAGGAAACGTATGATAAGGCAAAACAACTTTTTGATGAAAATCAAATTGCAGAAATCATCATGGCTATTATCACGATTAATTCATGGAACAGAATTGCGATCAGTACACATTTACCGATTGCAAAATAA
- a CDS encoding homogentisate 1,2-dioxygenase, translating to MRYHQSGNIPQKRHTIFKSPEDQFYYEQLFGTEGFHGISSLLYHIHRPTQIKSIGEPKDVTPKIAVDKNVTPRMFKGMNVTPEDDFMDSRKILLMNNDLKMGLAKPRKSMDYFYKNAECDELLYVHNGSGVLKTFVGNLEFFVGDYLIIPRGTIYQVELHSDDTVFFVLESHSPIYTPKRYRNEFGQLLEHSPFCERDIIAPTFVEPKDEKGEFLIKVKKENQITDFIYATHPFDVVGWDGYFYPYKFNIKNFEPITGRIHQPPPVHQNFEGHNFVVCSFCARMYDYHPMAIPAPYNHSNIDSDEVLFYTEGDFMSRNHIDLMDFTLHPGGIVHGPHPGAMERSIGKKFTEEYAVMVDPFRPLKITEEALKVEDPSYKTSWLEENDKTMEDRSQE from the coding sequence ATGAGATACCATCAGTCGGGAAATATCCCACAAAAAAGGCATACGATTTTTAAATCTCCGGAAGATCAATTTTATTATGAACAACTTTTCGGAACAGAAGGTTTTCACGGGATTTCTTCACTATTATACCATATTCACCGTCCGACTCAAATAAAATCGATCGGTGAACCGAAAGATGTAACCCCGAAAATTGCCGTTGATAAGAATGTAACTCCTAGAATGTTTAAAGGAATGAACGTAACTCCTGAAGACGATTTCATGGATAGCAGAAAGATTCTTTTGATGAACAACGACCTGAAAATGGGGTTGGCGAAGCCCAGAAAATCAATGGACTATTTCTATAAAAACGCTGAATGTGATGAGCTTTTATATGTTCATAACGGAAGCGGAGTATTGAAAACTTTCGTTGGAAACTTAGAATTTTTCGTTGGAGATTATTTAATTATACCAAGAGGAACTATTTACCAGGTTGAATTACATTCTGACGATACGGTATTCTTCGTACTGGAAAGTCACTCTCCGATTTACACTCCAAAACGATACAGAAATGAATTCGGACAATTGCTGGAACATTCTCCGTTCTGCGAAAGAGACATTATTGCTCCTACTTTCGTTGAACCGAAAGACGAAAAAGGAGAATTTTTAATTAAAGTAAAAAAAGAAAACCAGATTACAGATTTCATCTACGCAACGCATCCATTCGATGTTGTAGGTTGGGACGGTTATTTTTATCCTTATAAATTCAATATTAAAAATTTCGAACCGATTACGGGTAGGATTCACCAGCCGCCACCGGTTCACCAAAACTTTGAAGGGCACAATTTCGTGGTTTGCTCGTTCTGTGCAAGAATGTACGATTACCATCCAATGGCAATTCCGGCTCCTTACAATCATTCAAATATAGATTCCGATGAGGTTTTATTCTATACGGAAGGAGACTTTATGAGCCGTAATCATATTGATTTAATGGATTTCACGCTTCACCCGGGAGGAATCGTTCACGGACCTCATCCGGGAGCAATGGAAAGAAGTATCGGTAAAAAATTCACTGAAGAATATGCGGTAATGGTTGACCCTTTCCGTCCGTTGAAAATTACGGAAGAAGCTTTAAAAGTGGAAGATCCTTCATACAAAACTTCATGGTTGGAAGAAAATGATAAAACAATGGAAGATCGTTCTCAGGAATAA
- a CDS encoding DUF1304 domain-containing protein produces MEIVAKILIAVVAIEHLYILWMEMFAWETKGKEVFKKALPAEMFKPTKGLAANQGLYNGFLAAGLIWSFFIEDPKWQTNIALFFLGCVAVAGIYGAISATKKIFFVQALPAILAIVTVLLK; encoded by the coding sequence ATGGAAATCGTAGCTAAAATTTTAATCGCTGTTGTAGCCATCGAACACTTGTACATTCTTTGGATGGAGATGTTTGCCTGGGAAACCAAAGGAAAAGAAGTTTTTAAAAAAGCCTTACCCGCCGAAATGTTTAAACCCACCAAAGGTTTGGCTGCCAATCAGGGACTTTACAATGGCTTTTTAGCTGCAGGATTAATCTGGTCTTTCTTTATTGAAGATCCTAAATGGCAGACCAATATTGCCCTATTTTTCTTAGGATGTGTGGCCGTAGCAGGAATTTATGGTGCTATTTCTGCAACGAAGAAAATCTTTTTTGTTCAGGCTTTGCCGGCGATTTTGGCGATTGTTACCGTACTTTTGAAATAG